In Asanoa sp. WMMD1127, one genomic interval encodes:
- a CDS encoding TetR family transcriptional regulator — translation MPRPRQALLTRQRIIETAAELIDAEGLEAVSTRRLAAQLGVRGPSLYNHFANKDAILDAVADEITADVDIECFATHDWPDALRIWGRSYRAALAAHPHIVPYLARGPGRRPRALAMADAVYGGLVRAGWPPARATHIGALMRYLVAGSALGSFARGFASDPKIYVSSDYPHLGQAHRLAAHQREVDEGAFELGLEAVITGLAITYEEVVGDPTHRLHGTTRSARTRR, via the coding sequence ATGCCCCGACCGCGTCAGGCGCTGCTCACCCGGCAGCGCATCATCGAAACGGCGGCCGAGCTGATCGACGCCGAAGGGCTCGAGGCGGTGTCGACCCGGCGGCTGGCGGCGCAGCTGGGGGTTCGTGGCCCGTCGCTCTACAACCATTTCGCCAACAAGGACGCGATCCTGGACGCGGTCGCCGACGAGATCACGGCCGACGTGGACATCGAGTGCTTCGCGACCCACGACTGGCCCGACGCGCTGCGCATCTGGGGCCGGTCCTACCGGGCGGCGCTGGCCGCGCACCCGCACATCGTCCCCTACCTAGCCCGCGGCCCGGGCCGGCGACCGCGCGCGTTGGCCATGGCCGACGCCGTCTACGGCGGTCTGGTCCGGGCCGGCTGGCCGCCCGCGCGGGCCACCCACATCGGCGCGCTGATGCGCTACCTGGTGGCCGGGTCCGCGCTGGGCTCGTTCGCCCGCGGCTTCGCCTCCGATCCCAAGATCTACGTGTCGTCCGACTACCCGCACCTGGGCCAGGCCCACCGCCTGGCCGCCCACCAGCGCGAGGTCGACGAGGGCGCGTTCGAGCTCGGCCTGGAAGCGGTCATCACGGGCCTCGCGATCACGTATGAAGAGGTGGTCGGCGACCCGACCCACCGACTGCACGGCACGACCCGCTCCGCGCGCACCCGGAGGTAA
- a CDS encoding aldehyde dehydrogenase family protein, translating into MDQTDAGRAAAKVADRDRLYIDGEWVKPLDALPMPVQDPATEDVVAHVPAAGSADVDRAVAAARAAFDPWASLSPADRADHLDRLLAALSARSEQIAATVAIEVGTPIKVAQRVQTGLPLAVLRGYAARARAGFEPETIGNSLVVREPAGVVGAITPWNYPLHQVIAKVGAALAAGCTVVLKPAELTPLTAYLLFDAIDEAGLPPGVVNLVSGSGPVAGAALAAHPDVDVVSFTGSAATGAAISRLAADRIARVTLELGGKSANVILPDADLAKAVKVGVGNAFLNAGQTCTAWTRMLVHRSVYEEAVELAATASAGYPTGDPFDPATRLGPLVSERQRDRVRTYVDKGLADGARLVSGGPDAPVPARGWFVAPTVFADVDPDDTIAQEEIFGPVLSIIPFADDDQAVAIANNSRYGLAGGVWSGDEERALAVARRLRTGAVDINGGAFNPQAPFGGYKQSGIGRELGEHGLSEFLETKSIQR; encoded by the coding sequence ATGGACCAGACCGACGCCGGCCGCGCCGCCGCGAAGGTGGCCGACCGCGACCGGCTCTACATCGACGGCGAATGGGTGAAACCGCTCGACGCCCTGCCGATGCCGGTGCAGGACCCGGCGACCGAGGACGTCGTCGCCCACGTGCCGGCCGCGGGCAGCGCCGACGTCGACCGCGCGGTCGCGGCGGCCCGTGCGGCGTTCGACCCCTGGGCGAGCCTGTCCCCCGCCGACCGCGCCGATCACCTCGACCGGCTGCTGGCCGCCCTGAGCGCCCGGTCCGAGCAGATCGCCGCGACCGTAGCGATCGAGGTCGGCACGCCCATCAAGGTGGCCCAACGGGTGCAGACGGGCCTGCCGCTGGCGGTGCTGCGCGGCTACGCGGCCCGGGCGCGCGCCGGGTTCGAGCCGGAGACGATCGGAAACTCCCTCGTCGTACGCGAGCCCGCCGGTGTCGTCGGCGCCATCACGCCCTGGAACTACCCGCTGCACCAGGTGATCGCCAAGGTCGGCGCCGCGCTCGCGGCGGGCTGCACGGTGGTGCTCAAGCCGGCCGAGCTGACGCCGCTCACGGCCTACCTGCTCTTCGACGCGATCGACGAGGCCGGCCTGCCGCCGGGCGTGGTCAACCTGGTGAGCGGCTCCGGCCCGGTGGCCGGCGCCGCGCTGGCCGCGCACCCCGACGTCGACGTCGTGTCGTTCACCGGCTCGGCCGCGACCGGGGCCGCGATCAGCCGCCTGGCCGCCGACCGGATCGCCCGGGTGACGCTGGAGCTGGGCGGCAAGTCCGCCAACGTGATCCTGCCCGACGCCGACCTGGCCAAGGCGGTCAAGGTCGGCGTGGGCAACGCGTTCCTCAACGCCGGCCAGACCTGCACCGCGTGGACCCGCATGCTCGTGCACCGGTCCGTCTACGAGGAGGCGGTCGAGCTGGCGGCGACGGCGTCGGCGGGCTACCCGACCGGCGACCCGTTCGACCCGGCGACCCGGCTGGGCCCGCTGGTCTCCGAACGCCAACGCGACCGGGTGCGCACCTATGTCGACAAGGGCCTGGCCGACGGCGCCCGCCTGGTCTCGGGCGGCCCCGACGCGCCAGTGCCGGCCCGCGGCTGGTTCGTCGCCCCGACGGTCTTCGCCGACGTCGACCCGGACGACACGATCGCTCAGGAGGAGATCTTCGGCCCGGTCCTGTCGATCATCCCGTTCGCCGACGACGACCAGGCGGTCGCGATCGCCAACAACTCCCGCTACGGGTTGGCGGGCGGGGTCTGGTCCGGAGACGAGGAGCGCGCGCTCGCGGTGGCACGGCGGCTGCGCACCGGCGCGGTCGACATCAACGGGGGCGCGTTCAACCCGCAGGCCCCGTTCGGCGGCTACAAGCAGTCGGGCATCGGGCGCGAGTTGGGCGAGCACGGCCTGTCGGAGTTCCTTGAGACGAAGTCGATCCAGCGCTGA
- a CDS encoding alcohol dehydrogenase catalytic domain-containing protein: MKALIVAGKGDTPRVADVVLPPAGPGEVRVRIQAAGVCHSDLSMVNGTLSPSYPLVLGHEAAGVVVEVGPGGGERVGVGDHVVLNWAPPCRECWHCTHGEPWLCAHNGRPSAPRGNLASGENAHVTLGLGALAEEVVVPSHAVVPVPADLPADIAALLGCAVLTATGAVNRTAAVRPGQSVVVVGLGGVGLAALIAARSAGADPVIGVDLSEAKRDLALKAGATDFVVSDDGMPKAVRGLTEGRGADHAIECVGRSATIGAAWRATRRGGQVTVVGMGARDDLVSLGALDIFHSARTLRSSVYGSSDPDRDLPALAAAVLDGSLDLTPLITDRIPLESAPAAFERMARGEGARSVVLFG, translated from the coding sequence ATGAAGGCGTTGATCGTCGCGGGCAAGGGCGACACACCACGCGTCGCCGATGTGGTGCTGCCGCCGGCCGGTCCCGGTGAGGTGCGGGTCCGGATCCAGGCGGCCGGCGTCTGCCACTCTGACCTGTCGATGGTCAATGGCACGCTGTCACCGTCCTACCCGTTGGTGCTCGGGCACGAGGCCGCCGGCGTGGTAGTCGAGGTCGGTCCCGGCGGGGGCGAGCGGGTCGGCGTGGGCGACCACGTGGTGCTCAACTGGGCGCCGCCGTGCCGGGAGTGCTGGCACTGCACGCACGGAGAGCCGTGGCTGTGCGCCCACAACGGTCGGCCGTCGGCGCCGCGGGGCAATCTGGCGTCGGGCGAAAACGCCCACGTGACGCTGGGGCTCGGCGCGCTGGCCGAGGAGGTCGTGGTGCCGAGCCACGCCGTCGTGCCGGTGCCGGCCGACCTGCCGGCCGACATCGCCGCGCTGCTCGGGTGCGCGGTGCTGACGGCTACCGGGGCCGTCAACCGCACCGCGGCCGTGCGGCCCGGCCAGTCAGTGGTCGTGGTCGGGCTCGGCGGGGTCGGCCTGGCCGCGCTGATCGCCGCCCGCTCCGCCGGGGCCGACCCGGTTATCGGGGTGGACCTCAGCGAGGCGAAGCGGGACCTGGCGCTCAAGGCCGGCGCCACCGACTTCGTGGTGTCGGACGACGGCATGCCCAAGGCGGTGCGGGGGCTCACCGAGGGCCGCGGCGCCGACCACGCGATCGAGTGTGTCGGCCGGTCCGCCACCATCGGCGCCGCCTGGCGGGCCACCCGGCGCGGTGGTCAGGTCACCGTGGTCGGCATGGGCGCCCGCGACGACCTGGTCAGCCTCGGCGCCCTCGACATCTTCCACTCGGCGCGGACGCTGCGGTCGTCGGTCTACGGTTCGTCCGACCCGGACCGCGACCTTCCGGCGCTGGCCGCCGCGGTCCTCGACGGCTCGCTCGACCTGACGCCGCTGATCACCGACCGCATTCCGCTGGAGTCGGCACCCGCCGCCTTCGAACGGATGGCCCGCGGCGAGGGCGCCCGGTCCGTCGTCCTCTTCGGCTGA
- a CDS encoding VOC family protein has product MPLRTRKRWWGVTLDAPDGLELARFYARLLDWELYSGDGDGGSVAPSDDAGFNLGFQTEAHYVRPVWPAEPGAPQMSMHLEIEVDDLDEAVEYAISVGAEVAGFQPQRNVRVMLDPAGHPFCLYVDDEHVNEAGAG; this is encoded by the coding sequence ATGCCGCTGCGTACGCGAAAGCGTTGGTGGGGTGTGACCCTGGATGCCCCGGACGGTCTGGAGCTCGCCCGCTTCTACGCCCGCCTTCTCGACTGGGAGCTGTACTCCGGCGACGGCGATGGAGGGTCGGTCGCCCCGTCGGACGACGCGGGCTTCAACCTCGGCTTCCAGACCGAAGCCCACTACGTCCGGCCGGTCTGGCCGGCCGAGCCGGGCGCGCCGCAGATGTCCATGCATCTCGAGATCGAGGTCGACGACCTGGACGAAGCCGTGGAGTACGCGATCAGCGTCGGCGCTGAGGTCGCCGGCTTCCAGCCGCAGCGCAACGTACGGGTGATGCTCGATCCGGCCGGACATCCGTTCTGTCTGTACGTCGACGACGAGCACGTCAACGAGGCCGGCGCCGGCTGA
- a CDS encoding sugar porter family MFS transporter, with translation MSRDASGPEPSDVDADGGSTPRRRRGGVVLVSSAAALGGFLFGYDTSVINGTVDAIEDQFNMSSELLGFVVSSALLGAAVGAWFAGPIADRIGRVRSMVIAAVLFFIGAIGSALATGPVTLTVWRIIGGMAVGAASVIAPAYIAEMAPARLRGRLGSLQQLAIVLGIFVALLIDALLANIAGSAADELALGGKAWRWMFATAAVPAILYGLISLTIPESPRYLVRRGNVEQARKTLRRYVGGDTDERIKEIQHSLGTGAEDVRLRDLRGPRLGLQPIVWTGILLSVFQQFVGINVIFYYSTTLWRSVGFQENDALLISVITSLVNIVGTFIGIALIDRIGRKALLLIGASVMFVTLGLLSYCFSKASGSGTDVSLASPWDTIALYSANVYVLSFAFSWGPAVWVLLGEMFNNRIRATALAVAAAAQWLANFAISQTFPTLSGVSLTLAYGLYTAFALLALVFVAAAVRETKGRELETM, from the coding sequence ATGAGCCGTGACGCGTCAGGGCCGGAGCCGTCGGATGTGGACGCCGACGGCGGCTCGACGCCCCGGCGGCGGCGCGGCGGGGTCGTGCTGGTCAGCTCGGCGGCGGCGCTGGGCGGGTTCCTGTTCGGCTACGACACCTCGGTGATCAACGGGACCGTCGACGCCATCGAGGACCAGTTCAACATGTCGTCGGAGCTGCTCGGCTTCGTGGTGTCGTCGGCGTTGCTGGGCGCGGCGGTGGGCGCGTGGTTCGCGGGACCGATCGCGGACCGGATCGGCCGGGTCCGCTCGATGGTGATCGCCGCGGTCCTGTTCTTCATCGGGGCGATCGGATCGGCCCTCGCGACCGGTCCGGTGACGCTGACGGTGTGGCGCATCATCGGCGGCATGGCGGTCGGCGCGGCCAGCGTGATCGCGCCCGCGTACATCGCCGAGATGGCGCCGGCCAGGCTGCGCGGCCGGCTCGGCTCGTTGCAACAGCTCGCGATCGTCCTCGGCATCTTCGTCGCGCTGCTGATCGACGCGCTGCTCGCCAACATCGCCGGCAGCGCGGCCGACGAGCTCGCCCTGGGCGGCAAGGCCTGGCGCTGGATGTTCGCGACGGCCGCCGTACCCGCGATCCTCTATGGGCTCATCTCCCTGACCATCCCGGAGTCGCCGCGCTATCTCGTGCGCCGCGGCAACGTCGAGCAGGCCCGCAAGACCCTGCGGCGGTACGTGGGCGGCGACACCGACGAGCGCATCAAGGAGATCCAGCACTCGCTCGGCACCGGGGCGGAGGACGTGCGCCTGCGCGACCTGCGCGGCCCGCGCCTGGGCCTGCAGCCGATCGTCTGGACGGGCATCCTGCTGTCGGTCTTCCAGCAGTTCGTCGGCATCAACGTGATCTTCTACTATTCGACGACCCTGTGGCGCTCGGTCGGCTTCCAGGAGAACGACGCGCTGCTGATCTCGGTGATCACGAGCCTGGTCAACATCGTCGGCACGTTCATCGGCATCGCCCTGATCGACCGCATCGGCCGCAAGGCGCTCCTCCTGATCGGGGCGAGCGTCATGTTCGTGACACTCGGCCTGCTGTCCTACTGCTTCAGCAAGGCCTCCGGCTCCGGCACGGACGTGAGCCTGGCCAGCCCGTGGGACACGATCGCCTTGTACTCGGCCAACGTGTACGTCCTCTCCTTCGCCTTCAGCTGGGGCCCCGCGGTCTGGGTGCTGCTGGGCGAGATGTTCAACAACCGCATCCGCGCGACGGCGTTGGCCGTGGCGGCCGCGGCGCAGTGGCTGGCCAACTTCGCGATCTCCCAGACGTTCCCGACGCTGTCCGGCGTGAGCCTGACCCTGGCGTACGGCCTCTACACCGCGTTCGCGTTGCTGGCGCTGGTGTTCGTCGCGGCCGCGGTCCGCGAAACCAAGGGCCGCGAACTGGAAACGATGTAG
- a CDS encoding TetR family transcriptional regulator has translation MTAPAPEERVDGRTARAERTRAAIVDAHLALINEGDLRPTGERIAERAGVSLRALWTNFKDMETLFEASGAQVLAAYDAAFTPVPPDLPRAERVARYCRQRARLLQLIAMPARAAAMREPFSPQLRRNRQKHVERLREEVDVLFAAEFAAAGPAGATLRNAVMAASMWPAWSMLRDGLSLSATEAEAVMTRTITALLMTAEP, from the coding sequence GTGACGGCACCGGCGCCCGAGGAGCGCGTCGACGGGCGCACCGCGCGGGCCGAACGCACCCGGGCGGCGATCGTCGACGCCCACCTGGCGCTGATCAACGAGGGCGACCTGCGGCCGACGGGGGAGCGGATCGCCGAGCGGGCCGGGGTCTCGCTGCGGGCACTGTGGACCAACTTCAAGGACATGGAGACCCTGTTCGAGGCGAGCGGCGCGCAGGTGCTGGCGGCGTACGACGCGGCGTTCACGCCCGTGCCGCCCGACCTCCCGCGGGCCGAGCGGGTGGCGCGCTACTGCCGCCAGCGGGCCCGGCTGCTCCAGCTGATCGCGATGCCGGCCCGGGCGGCGGCGATGCGGGAGCCGTTCTCGCCGCAGCTGCGCCGCAACCGGCAGAAGCACGTCGAACGGCTGCGGGAGGAGGTCGACGTGCTCTTCGCGGCGGAGTTCGCCGCCGCGGGCCCGGCCGGCGCCACCCTCCGGAACGCGGTCATGGCCGCCTCGATGTGGCCGGCCTGGTCGATGCTGCGCGACGGCCTGTCACTCTCGGCGACCGAGGCCGAGGCGGTGATGACGCGAACGATCACCGCGCTGCTGATGACCGCCGAGCCCTAG
- a CDS encoding SDR family oxidoreductase, giving the protein MTASLSGRVALVTGASRGIGLAIAARLAAAGARVCVTARKPEPLAEAVSTLGGPAVALGVAGRADDPAHQAAAVEAATSAFGPVDILVNNTGINPVFGPLLDLDLGAARKIFEVNVLAALGWAQAVFGGAGPRPGVVVNVSSVGGRVPPPGISFYGVSKAALEHLTRCLAVELAPHVRVNAVAPAVVKTRFATLLYEGRESEVAASYPLARLGIPEDVGAAVAFLASDEAAWITGQTLVIDGGVTLTGRGA; this is encoded by the coding sequence GTGACGGCATCCCTGTCCGGCCGGGTGGCCCTGGTGACCGGCGCGAGCCGCGGCATCGGCCTGGCGATCGCGGCCCGGCTGGCCGCCGCCGGCGCGCGGGTCTGCGTGACGGCGCGCAAGCCGGAGCCGTTGGCCGAGGCGGTGTCCACGTTGGGCGGTCCGGCGGTGGCGCTGGGTGTGGCCGGGCGGGCCGACGACCCGGCGCACCAGGCCGCGGCGGTCGAGGCCGCGACGTCGGCGTTCGGGCCCGTCGACATTCTCGTCAACAACACCGGGATCAACCCTGTGTTCGGGCCGCTGCTGGACCTCGACCTGGGCGCCGCGCGGAAGATCTTCGAGGTCAACGTGCTGGCCGCGCTGGGCTGGGCGCAGGCCGTCTTCGGCGGCGCCGGCCCGCGGCCGGGCGTGGTGGTCAACGTGTCGTCGGTCGGTGGCCGGGTGCCGCCGCCGGGCATCTCGTTCTACGGGGTGAGCAAGGCGGCGCTGGAGCACCTGACCCGCTGCCTGGCGGTGGAGCTCGCGCCGCACGTGCGGGTCAACGCGGTCGCGCCGGCGGTGGTGAAGACCCGCTTCGCGACGCTGCTGTACGAGGGCCGCGAGTCCGAGGTCGCCGCCTCCTATCCGCTGGCCCGCCTCGGCATCCCCGAGGACGTGGGCGCCGCGGTCGCGTTCCTGGCGTCGGACGAGGCGGCCTGGATCACGGGGCAGACGCTGGTCATCGACGGTGGGGTCACGCTGACGGGGCGCGGCGCGTGA
- a CDS encoding acyl-CoA dehydrogenase family protein produces the protein MSDMLDLLESPDERDLRASVREMLAAEAPWQSVLSFVTSSSPEPFDPKLWRTLATGMGLAGLLVPEAQGGAGAQWRAAAVVVEELGRAVAPVPFLSSAVVATTALGSSEAPDLLGRLASGELTAALAVPYGLWSAPPLLSVPDGAVTGTVRGVADGLGAGLLLVPGEDGLYAVDGAAVRRTHVVSLDETRPLCDLEFSATPARRVGPLAAVPSALRVAATMVAAEQVGLASWCLETTVAYLKERHQFGRPVGSFQGLKHRLADLWVELTQARAVVGYAVADLAAGGEDASVAASLAKVVGSEVAVRAAEECVQMHGGIGFTWEHPAHLYLKRAKATAIAYGSPDRHRARLANLVDLHLEDS, from the coding sequence ATGAGCGACATGCTGGACCTGCTCGAGTCACCGGACGAGCGTGACCTGCGGGCGAGCGTACGGGAGATGCTCGCGGCCGAGGCGCCGTGGCAGTCGGTGCTGTCGTTCGTGACCTCGTCGTCCCCCGAGCCGTTCGACCCCAAGCTCTGGCGCACGCTGGCCACCGGGATGGGCCTGGCCGGGCTGCTCGTGCCCGAGGCGCAGGGCGGGGCCGGCGCGCAGTGGCGGGCGGCGGCGGTGGTGGTCGAGGAGCTGGGCCGGGCCGTGGCGCCCGTGCCGTTCCTGTCCAGCGCGGTCGTGGCGACCACGGCGCTGGGGTCGTCGGAGGCGCCGGACCTGCTCGGGCGGCTGGCGTCCGGCGAGCTGACGGCCGCGCTGGCGGTGCCCTACGGGCTGTGGTCGGCGCCGCCGCTGCTGTCGGTGCCGGACGGGGCGGTGACCGGCACCGTCCGGGGCGTCGCCGACGGGCTGGGGGCCGGGCTGCTGCTGGTGCCCGGCGAGGACGGTCTCTACGCGGTCGACGGGGCGGCGGTCCGGCGTACCCACGTGGTGTCGTTGGACGAGACCCGGCCCCTGTGCGATCTGGAGTTCTCGGCGACGCCGGCGCGCCGGGTCGGCCCGCTGGCCGCGGTGCCCTCGGCGCTGCGGGTCGCCGCCACGATGGTCGCGGCCGAGCAGGTGGGGCTCGCGTCGTGGTGCCTGGAGACGACGGTGGCCTACCTCAAGGAGCGCCACCAGTTCGGCCGACCCGTCGGGTCCTTCCAGGGGCTCAAACACCGGCTCGCCGATCTGTGGGTCGAGCTGACCCAGGCCCGGGCCGTGGTCGGTTACGCGGTCGCCGACCTGGCCGCCGGGGGCGAGGACGCGTCGGTGGCGGCGTCGCTGGCGAAGGTCGTCGGCTCGGAGGTCGCGGTGCGGGCCGCCGAGGAGTGCGTGCAGATGCACGGCGGGATCGGCTTCACCTGGGAGCACCCCGCCCACCTCTACCTCAAGCGGGCCAAGGCCACCGCGATCGCGTACGGTTCCCCCGACCGCCACCGCGCCCGCCTGGCGAATCTGGTCGACCTGCACCTGGAGGATTCGTGA
- a CDS encoding acyl-CoA dehydrogenase family protein, which translates to MASVVTEAELRERISAFLAAHDPAAAAGGSAADRLAFLRARFDAGLSWVHFPAGLGGLGAGRALQTVVDEAFVAAGAPDNRPGRIGIGLGMAAPTVLAHGTPEQRERWLRPLWTGEEVWCQLFSEPGAGSDLAGLATRARRDGDDWVVDGQKVWTSMAHVARWAILLTRSDPDVPKHAGLTYFVLDMTAPGVEVRPLRQLTGEAEFNEVYLTGVRIPDSHRLGDVGAGWKVAQTTLMNERVSIGGGALPREGGMIGVLAQAWRDHPHLRTPGMHDTVMRLWVRAEAARLTGLRVRQQLAAGVPGPDGSAVKLSFATLNQQISAAELDFRNDEALRRDSWAMSRPEEVDFTGRDAGYRYLRAKGNSIEGGTSEVLRNIIAERVLGLPAEPRVDTRVAWKDLPR; encoded by the coding sequence ATGGCGTCGGTGGTGACCGAGGCCGAGCTGCGCGAGCGGATCTCGGCGTTCCTGGCCGCGCACGACCCGGCCGCCGCGGCCGGTGGCAGCGCGGCGGACCGGCTGGCGTTCCTGCGCGCGCGGTTCGACGCGGGACTGTCCTGGGTGCACTTCCCGGCCGGGCTCGGCGGGCTCGGCGCCGGGCGGGCGCTGCAGACGGTCGTCGACGAGGCCTTCGTCGCGGCCGGCGCGCCCGACAACCGGCCCGGCCGCATCGGCATCGGGCTCGGCATGGCCGCGCCGACCGTCCTCGCCCACGGCACGCCCGAGCAGCGGGAGCGCTGGCTCCGTCCGCTGTGGACCGGCGAGGAGGTGTGGTGCCAGCTGTTCAGCGAGCCCGGCGCCGGCTCCGACCTCGCCGGGCTGGCCACCCGGGCCCGCCGCGACGGCGACGACTGGGTGGTCGACGGGCAGAAGGTGTGGACCTCGATGGCGCACGTCGCGCGGTGGGCCATCCTGCTCACCCGCAGCGACCCCGACGTGCCCAAGCACGCGGGCCTGACGTACTTCGTGCTCGACATGACCGCGCCCGGCGTCGAGGTGCGGCCGCTGCGCCAGCTCACCGGTGAGGCCGAGTTCAACGAGGTCTACCTGACCGGCGTGCGGATCCCCGACTCGCACCGGCTCGGTGACGTCGGGGCCGGCTGGAAGGTCGCGCAGACCACGCTGATGAACGAGCGGGTCTCGATCGGCGGTGGCGCGCTGCCCCGCGAGGGCGGCATGATCGGCGTGCTGGCCCAGGCCTGGCGGGACCACCCGCACCTGCGTACCCCCGGCATGCACGACACCGTGATGCGGCTCTGGGTGCGGGCCGAGGCGGCGCGGTTGACCGGGCTGCGGGTCCGCCAGCAGCTCGCGGCCGGCGTGCCCGGGCCGGACGGGTCCGCGGTCAAGCTCTCGTTCGCGACGCTCAACCAGCAGATCTCCGCTGCCGAGCTCGACTTCCGCAACGACGAGGCGCTGCGCCGCGACTCGTGGGCGATGAGCCGGCCCGAGGAGGTCGACTTCACCGGGCGCGACGCCGGCTACCGCTACCTGCGGGCCAAGGGCAACTCGATCGAGGGCGGGACGTCCGAGGTGCTCCGCAACATCATCGCCGAGCGGGTGCTGGGCCTGCCGGCCGAGCCGCGGGTCGACACCCGCGTCGCGTGGAAGGACCTGCCCCGATGA
- a CDS encoding TOBE domain-containing protein, whose product MRLSIRNQLEGTILSVARGEAMAAVKTRLASGQDLTAAITRESADELELIAGQPVTMLVKATDVALATGTVGDVSIRNQLPGRITSLTAGAAMTTLKVAVDGGGALTAVVTNDAVNDLDLTEGDEVLALVKATEVSVAID is encoded by the coding sequence ATGCGACTCAGCATCCGCAACCAGCTCGAAGGCACGATCCTCTCGGTGGCCCGCGGCGAGGCGATGGCCGCCGTGAAGACGAGGCTCGCCAGCGGCCAGGACCTGACCGCGGCGATCACCCGGGAGAGCGCCGACGAGCTCGAGCTGATCGCCGGGCAGCCCGTCACGATGCTGGTCAAGGCGACCGATGTCGCGCTTGCCACCGGCACCGTCGGCGACGTGAGCATCCGCAACCAGCTCCCCGGCCGGATCACCTCGCTGACCGCGGGCGCCGCGATGACCACGCTCAAGGTGGCGGTCGACGGCGGCGGCGCGCTCACCGCGGTCGTCACCAACGACGCCGTCAACGACCTCGACCTCACCGAGGGCGACGAGGTGCTGGCCCTGGTCAAGGCCACCGAGGTCAGCGTCGCGATCGACTGA
- a CDS encoding maleylpyruvate isomerase N-terminal domain-containing protein has product MHSGAYLDAATIAAGLLADPAVAGRWDEPSALPEFSVAGLAGHLARQVHLVATLVDAPVSDQRPRDLMAHYGDAAWLGEDVDSPANVAIRAQSDEFAAGGHATVVDQLREDLAAVRAKLPGADPDRAVPLWTGWALSLDDLLLTRMMEISVHCDDLAVSVGVATPAFPPAVLRPVFGLLTDLAVARYGQTAVLRGLSRRERAPETISAL; this is encoded by the coding sequence ATGCACAGCGGCGCCTACCTCGACGCGGCGACCATCGCCGCCGGCCTGCTCGCCGATCCGGCGGTCGCCGGCCGTTGGGACGAGCCGTCCGCCCTGCCCGAGTTCTCCGTCGCCGGCCTGGCCGGACACCTCGCGCGGCAGGTGCACCTGGTCGCCACCCTGGTCGACGCGCCGGTGTCGGACCAGCGACCGCGTGACCTGATGGCCCACTACGGCGACGCGGCCTGGCTCGGCGAGGACGTCGACTCCCCGGCCAACGTGGCGATCCGCGCCCAGAGCGACGAGTTCGCCGCCGGCGGCCACGCGACCGTGGTCGACCAGCTGCGAGAAGACCTCGCGGCCGTGCGCGCGAAGCTGCCGGGCGCCGACCCCGACCGCGCCGTGCCACTGTGGACCGGCTGGGCCCTGAGCCTCGACGACCTCCTCCTGACCCGCATGATGGAGATCTCGGTGCACTGCGACGACCTCGCCGTCAGCGTCGGCGTCGCGACGCCGGCCTTCCCGCCGGCGGTGCTCCGGCCGGTGTTCGGGCTGCTGACCGATCTGGCGGTGGCCCGTTACGGACAGACCGCCGTGCTGCGGGGCCTCAGCCGCCGGGAGCGGGCGCCCGAGACGATCTCGGCTCTCTGA